The following coding sequences lie in one Xanthomonas hortorum pv. pelargonii genomic window:
- a CDS encoding rod shape-determining protein, with product MFKKLRGMFSNDLSIDLGTANTLIYVRGQGIVLNEPSVVAVRQDRAIGGTRSVAAVGAEAKQMLGRTPGHITTIRPMKDGVIADFTYTEAMLKHFIKKVHKSRFLRPSPRVLVCVPAGSTQVERRAIKESAEEAGARDVYLIEEPMAAAIGAGMPVTEARGSMVIDIGGGTTEVAVISLNGIVYSQSVRVGGDRFDESITNYVRRNHGMLIGEATAERIKLQIGCAYPQDVVQEMEISGRNLAEGVPKMIKINSNEVLEALHEPLSGIISAVKLALEQTPPELCADVAERGIVLTGGGALLRDLDRLISEETGLHVQVADDPLTCVARGGGRALELVDMHGNEFFAPE from the coding sequence ATGTTCAAGAAACTCCGCGGCATGTTCTCCAACGACCTGTCCATCGACCTGGGCACGGCCAATACGCTGATCTACGTGCGCGGGCAGGGAATCGTACTGAACGAACCATCGGTGGTGGCGGTACGTCAGGACCGCGCAATCGGCGGCACGCGCTCGGTGGCTGCGGTCGGCGCAGAAGCCAAGCAGATGCTCGGCCGCACGCCTGGTCACATCACCACGATCCGCCCGATGAAGGACGGCGTCATCGCCGACTTCACCTACACCGAAGCGATGCTGAAGCACTTCATCAAGAAGGTGCACAAGTCGCGCTTCCTGCGCCCGAGCCCGCGCGTGCTGGTGTGCGTGCCGGCCGGCTCCACCCAGGTCGAGCGCCGCGCCATCAAGGAATCGGCGGAAGAGGCCGGTGCGCGCGATGTGTATCTGATCGAAGAACCGATGGCCGCTGCGATCGGTGCCGGCATGCCGGTGACCGAGGCGCGCGGTTCGATGGTCATCGACATCGGCGGCGGCACCACCGAGGTGGCGGTCATCTCGCTCAACGGCATCGTCTACTCGCAGTCGGTGCGTGTGGGCGGCGACCGCTTCGATGAGTCGATCACCAACTACGTGCGCCGCAACCACGGCATGTTGATCGGTGAAGCCACCGCCGAGCGCATCAAGCTGCAGATCGGCTGCGCCTACCCGCAGGACGTGGTGCAGGAGATGGAAATCTCCGGCCGCAACCTCGCCGAGGGCGTGCCGAAGATGATCAAGATCAACTCCAACGAAGTGCTCGAAGCGCTGCATGAGCCGCTGTCGGGCATCATCTCCGCGGTCAAGCTGGCGCTGGAGCAGACCCCGCCGGAACTGTGCGCCGACGTCGCCGAGCGCGGCATCGTGCTCACCGGTGGCGGCGCGCTGTTGCGCGACCTGGACCGCCTGATCTCCGAAGAAACCGGCCTGCACGTGCAGGTGGCCGACGACCCGCTCACCTGCGTGGCCCGTGGTGGCGGTCGCGCGCTGGAGCTGGTGGACATGCACGGCAACGAGTTCTTCGCGCCGGAGTGA